TTCAGAGTATCCCTTATTACTCCGCTATTATCCTTCGTATCATCGAACTTCAATCGTTCAAACCTCAGAAGTAGTGGCATTCGCTACTACTTCCTTAAAGTAAATGTGTAAAAAAAGATATGCTAAAAAAGCATATTTTTGTTTTAAGGTCTTTCATTGACTTTGCTATTTTCATGCTATAAACTTTGAATATTATGGTTGAAACAACCGTATTTAAAGGAGTTATTATGGCTGATCTAATTTATCGCGTTAACATGTCAAACCTAAGTTTTAAAATTGAAGAGGTTCCTTCCAAATGGATGGGGCTGGGAGGTCGTGGACTTACTTCTACGATCGTGGCTGAAGAAGTTGATCCTGAGTGTCATCCCTTAGGACCCAATAATAAAATGGTTTTTGCCCCTGGGCTTCTCTCAGGAACATCTGCTTCCAACTCAGGTCGTAACTCATTGGGTGCGAAAAGTCCGTTGACAGGAGGCATTAAAGAGTCAAACGTTGGTGGAACGAGTGCGGGTATTTTTTCAAAATTGGGTGTGAAAGCACTGATTATCGAAGGGCTACCAAAAGATGAGAATACCTTCTATCAATTACATGTAACCAAAAATAACGTTGAATTTATCCCTGTACCAGAACTGGTTGGCAAAGATAATTACGCCGTATTAGATGCAATGATGGCAAAATATGACAAAAAAGTCGCCGTTATGAGTATTGGTCGTATCGGTGAAATGCGCATGAACATCGCCAACGTCTCGGTGAAAGATCCTAGTGGAAAACTCAGAAGTCATGGTCGTGGCGGTTTGGGTGCCGTTATGGGTTCTAAAAAGATCAAATGTATCACTGTCGATGCGGCTGATTATAAAGAAGTGACGATTGCTGATCCTGAAAAATTCAAAGAAGCAAGTAAAATCTTCACCAAAGCGCTTCAAGAAAATCCTATCAGCGGACAAGGTTTACCAGCATTTGGAACGAATGTTTTGGTTAACATCCTCAACGAAGCAGGTGGCCTTCCAACCCGTAACTTTAGAGAAGGTACTTGGGAACATGCTGAAAACATCTGTGGTGAGACGATGGCTGAAAACATTAAAGCTAGAGGTGGAAAAACAACGCATGGCTGTCATGCAGGCTGTGTCATCCAATGTTCCCAAGTCTATAACGACAAAGAGGGTAAATACCTCACATCTGGCTTTGAATATGAGACCATTTGGGCACTTGGAGCGCATTTAGGTATTCAAGATTTAGATCTGATCGCAAAAATGGATGGTCTTATGGATGACTTGGGTGTCGATTCGATTGAAACTTCTGTTGTGCTTGGACTTGCAGTAGATGCTGGCATTCTTGCTTACGGTGATGGTAAAAAAGCGTATGAATTACTCTCTCATGATATTCCAATGGGAACACCTATGGGACGAATTCTAGGAGCAGGAACGCATATTTTAGGAAAATCGTTTGGACTCGTACGTGTTCCTACCGTTAAAGGTCAAGGTATTCCAGCGTATGAGCCAAGAGCGGTTAAAGGTCAAGGCATTACTTATGCAACCACACCTATGGGCGCAGATCACACTGCAGGGTACGCTGTTGCTACAAACATCCTTAACAGTGGTGGACACGTTGATCCACTCAAAAAAGAGGGACAAGTGGAACTCGCACGTAACCTCCAGATAGCCACTGCTGCTGTGGATAGTACAGGTATGTGTCTCTTTGTTGCCTTTGCAGCACTGGATGATGCAAAATGTTTGCCTGCTCTAGTGGATATGATTAATGCGCGCTTTGGCTGTGCTCTCACGATTGATGACGTTGTCAATTTGGGTAAAACCATTCTGAAACGTGAACATGAATTTAACATCAAAGCAGGACTTGGCAAAGCAGATGACAGGTTGCCAGAGTTTATGAAGTACGAAACACTTCCTCCTCACAATGTCACTTGGGACTTCTCAGGTGAAGAGATCGATGCGTTCTGGAATTTCTAATGCACGTTGTCGTTAAACTCTTTGCTCAGTACCGAGAAGGTCGCTTTAAGGCTGAGCAGAGAGAGTATGCAAATGGCACTACGGCTCAAATGATTATAGAGGCATTGGAGCTTGAGAGCGTATCGCCTTTAGGAGTTCTCATGGTCAATGGAAGGCATGTTGATACGTCGTATTGCATACAAGAGGGTGATGAAATTGCCCTCTTCCCCAAAGTGGGTGGCGGTTAATCCCCTTTAAGCCCAGAGAGAAGACGAAATGAGCCAGGTGTTCCAGGCGGCAGAAGTGCTACGCGGTCATTTTCATGGAGCTCTGTCTCTTTGGGCACAACAGTGTTATTGAGAAAAACTGCTTCCACCTCTTTTGGCTCAAGCCCTAAAGAATCGATCAAATCAACAATGCGTGTTTTATCCTCAACAACCCATGAAGCATCCAAATAAGGAATGCCTTTTTGTTTGAGTTTTTCGCGCAAAAATGAAAAAGCATTGAGTATAATGTGCATAAAACATCCTTTTAGTGCATCTAAAAACTCTAAATAGCTTATAATAAGTTTGTAGCATGAGAATAGCTTATTATGTAGAAAATTATACACTAGGATACAGAAAATGGAACTTTTAACCTTTTTAAAAGAGCAAACCAGTGATGGATTTCTCCCACTTCAATCCTCTTACGCCGCAATGGAACGCTTTACATGTAACTTTAAAACCGTCGAAGAGATGGCTCTCAAAAATGGCATTTTACCCCTTCGCTACAAGCGCAACCAAAAAACGATTTCGACACAAGAACAGTATGCTCTTTTTCAATCCACCGTGCTGATTATCGGCTGTGGTGGTTTGGGTGGCTTTGTGGCTGAAATGCTGACACGTATTGGTGTAGGAAAGCTCATTGTGTGCGATGGCGATGTTTTTGAAGAACACAACCTCAATCGTCAAAATTTTTCATCACCCAAAACGATAGGACGTTTGAAAGCCGAAGTGTTAAAAGAAAAACTTGAAGAGATCAACCCCGCTTTACATGTAAAAACAATAACAGCTTTTTTTGACCCAGAAAAAGATGCTAATCTTATCCAAGAAGCCGATGTCGTGGTGGATGCACTCGACAATCCTGATCTGAAATGCCTACTTGCCAATCTCTGTCTCAAAGAACAAAAACCTTTTGTGCATGGCGCGATTGCTGGCTATTATAGCCAGTTTTCAACCTCTTCTTCCCTCGACCAACTCTACCTTCAAAAAGGCGATGGAGCAGAGAAGCGTTCAGGCAATCCTTCCTTTACCGTCTGCTTTGCCGCCTCTATTCAAAGCACAGAAGTGGTAAAATTGCTGTTAGGCAAACCTCATCTTCACGCACCGCTTATGGGAAATTTATGGGAGTATGAGCTAATTTCGCTATAATCGCAAAAAAACAGGGATTGAAATGCAACGACTTACAGACGCTCTTTCGACTTTTCATGCACTCTGTTTAGGGATGATTATCTTCGCACTACTGGTGGTAAAACTAGAGCTCATTCCCACATATGCTTATTACTTTATCTGGCAGAGTACCTTTGTTTTTTTACTGATTGGGATCGCATTAAGTGTCTATTTCAATAAAAGCAAACTCTTTGTACTACTGCTTTTTCCGCTCTTTTCTGCACTCTGTTTAGCGTTTCCCACAACCCTTTTTACCAAACTGGGTGTTTCAGCCTTTTGGCATATGGTGCCCCTGATCACGGCGCTTGGATACCTGCTGATTTATGCACTGCAAGAGCGTGGACTGTTTAGCTCGTTTGGAGCACTACGCACCAGCATTGGTCTGATCATCCTTGGCATTGGCTATGCGGGACTTAAATATTTTTCACCAACGATGCAAAAAGCACTCGATACACCCATTTTACATGTAAGCCTTCAAGGTCTTGCAAAAGCCAGCGATTTTACTCTGATTATTGCGATCGTTTCGCTACTATTTATCTTTTTAATCTCAATGCTTTTTGAAGTTCAAAGCCAAAAAGCCCCGTTTTGGATGCTCGTCGCGCAGATGATTCCTCTTCTCTTTTTGCAAGAGAGCAACCATTTCATTCTCTTCTGCCTTGTGGCGTCACTCATAGCGATTGCGGCACTCGTTCATGATGCATACCGTATGGCATACATTGACACGCTCACGGGCATTCCCTCCAGACGTGCATTAGAAGAGCGTTTCTTGCGTCTAGGTTCCAGCTACATCATCGCCATGGTCGACATCGACTTCTTTAAAAAGTTTAATGACACCTTTGGACACGATATAGGCGATGACGTTTTAAAGCTCGTCGCCAAAGAGATCAGCCATGTCAAAAATGGAGGAAAGGCGTACCGTTATGGTGGTGAAGAGTTTACCATTCTTTTTAGTGGCAAGAAAAAAGAGGAGTGCATCATGGCGCTTGAAGAGGTACGAGAGCATATTTTCAGACGTGGTTTTGTCATTCGCGATAAAAATCGTCCCGAAAAAGCGCCTAAAGAGAAACTTAAAGCCGCCTCTATCAAAAAAGAGCGACTCTCTGTTAGCATTGGTGTGGCACTCTCTGCCAAAGGCAACACACCTCAAGAGGTGATTAAACGTGCGGATGACGCATTGTATAAAGCCAAAGAGAGTGGACGAAACTGTCTCATTTGCTTATAATTAACACATAATTACTTTTTTTAATGTGCTACAATAGATAAAAATATCCTGAGGAGTTTTCGATGAGTAGCTCACCCCTTAAATGCTCGCTTTCTGAGTGCAAAGCACGTCTCAAAGCAGTCGATGGCATGAGCTTAGCAGAGCTTGAAGAGTATGCGACGAGATGTTCCACCTGTGGTAATTGGATCTTAAAAGATGATCCCATCGCGCATGAAACGTATATGAAAATTTCAACAAAATGGGCTGAAAATTTCAATAAATCCCTTTTAAAGAACCATTAATCATTTTCTTTCAGTTGTAGCTTGGTATTTTCTTCCTATCATATTCCTAACTTTATCCTTATAAAGCCTCTTTTTTTGATTCTATCATTTTCCTAACAAGGAGATACTATGAAACAAGAGCGTCCTCGATGCAGTGAAGAAGAGTGTCAACGTCAAAGTGAACACTTTATTTTTATGAATATGGATCAACTCTCAGCTCAGATTGGGCAGTGTGAAGGGTGTAATAATGCTCTTGAAACCAAGAATACACGAACAGCGCAGACTCATCAGCTTATCGCATTGATATGGGCAGAAAAACACAATGAGACAACGGGGAAACTTCGCTAAAAAGCTTCCCTCATCTAACATTTTTATTAAATAGAGTTCTTACATTGCAAGAACTCTATAACACGCTTTTAAAGCAAAGCTCAAAACGAAGTTTCCTTGAAAAAGCTACATTAACACTGGGTTTTCCAAGACGGAATGCCCACGCACCTTTGGTGCTTTTTACTTCTTGCAAAATGTGTTTTGCAAGAACTCTAATAAATTTCGTTAATGAAGCTCACTGTTAAGTTTAATCTCGCGTTTACTTCTAACGGCGACGATCATTCCGTTCAAGCTGTTTTGGCGGAAATGAATGCCATTCAGTCCTGAAAGCTCCAAGCCTTTAAAGAAGTGCATCTCTTCTTTACCCGCTTTTTTAAGTTTTACTTTGGGATTCGCTTCGATAATCTTCGCAAGCTCGCTTGCACTCACCCCAATTTTCGTTCCTTCCAAAATCGCAATGCCTGCATCGACGATACATCCATTTCCCAAAGGAATTCCTGTCACGGAGTTAGCGCCAAGCAGTGTATTTTCGCCAATGCTCACAGGATTGCCGTTGGTGCCACTGAGCACGCCTAGAATGCTTGCACCTCCACCCACATCACTTCCTTTGCCCACAACCACCGAAGAGCTAATACGTCCTTCTACCATAACAGCCCCTGTGGTTCCTGCATTGAAGTTCACGTAACTCGCTCCTGGCATAATGGTCGTTCCTGCATGCAGCTGTGCACCCATTCTGACTTTACTGGCGTCTAAGATGCGGGTATTATCAGCTGGGATGATATGCGCTAAGAAACGTGGAAATTTATCGACTGACTCGATGAGTGGGAACTCACCCAAAAGTTTCATCTCAACTTCGTGCATTCTCAGCCATTCAAGTTCAATCGGTTGTCCTAGTGACCATGCCACATTCTCTAGCACACCAAAAGCACCGGTGAGGTTCAGTGAGCGAATCGGTGCTTTTCCCGTTGAAAGAGCATACAACTTCAAGTAAACGGCTTCGGGGCTTAACGGAGCATCATCTTCAAATAAGAAGACAATACGATAATCTTTTTTAAGCTTCTCTGTTTGCGCGATCCAATCAAGCGTTTTAATCACTTGAACATTTTTATGTGCGTCACCCAAGGCAAGATTGAGATAAGGCGTGTAAGCATTCATCGCATTTTTGACAAATTTTTTCTTAACATCATACACAAATTCACTGCTGGTAAAATCTACATCAACGCCACTGGCTTGAAGTGCCCCAATAAAAATCGCAGCACTTCCAAAGTTTTCATTCCAGTTAATGACAGGAAAGTTTGCTTGTAAAATTTTCTCAGGATTCAATTGCCCGCGATCGACTCTAGCGATACCAAAACCAATCGGTTTTTTGTATCCCTCTTGTGCTTCAATCTCTTGAACCAATGCTTTAAAATCTGCTTCATTAATACTCACGCGTAACGCCATCTCTTCTCCTTTTAATGCTTATTTTTTCACACTTGAACAGGCACTTGGTGCTCCGTTAATGCCCATTGTTGGTTGAATCGCTTCATTGCTCGCACCACCTTCTGCATTGACTTTTTCAATGCACTCCCACAGTTTGCTAGCTGAAGCTTGATAACGCTTTGCCGTTTCACTCTCAGGATGGAAGAAGCTCACAGGTTTTCCAGCGTCTCCGCCTTCACGAATAGCAGGCTCAATCGGAATCTCGCCAATCACGATGGTTTCAAACTTCTCAGCCAACGGTTTGGTCGTTCCTTTACCGAAGATATCATACTCTTTATTGGTCTCAGGACAGATAAATCCACTCATGTTTTCCATAATTCCAGCGATCGGAATATGCAATTTTTGGAACATATCTAAACTCCGCTCGGTATCATCGAGTGCTACTTGTTGCGGCGTTGTGACACAAATACCTGCTGTTACAGGCACACTTTGAGCCAAAGTCAACTGTGCATCACCGGTTCCTGGAGGCATGTCGATAAACAAAACATCCAAATCACTCCACAAGATGTCGCGAAGCAGTTGCTCGATCGCTTTCATGACCATCGCACCTCTCCAGATAAGCGACTGACCGTTTTCCATTAAGGAACCCATGCTCATCATCTCAACACCATACGCAACGATAGGTTTGACTTTTTGTCCGACAATTTCAGGATGCGTATCGACCACACCCATCATGCGAGGCACGTTTGGTCCATAAATATCGGCGTCTAAAAGCCCTACTTTTTTACCTTGACTTGCAAGGGCAATCGCTAAGTTTACGGTTGTGGTTGTTTTACCCACGCCGCCTTTTCCTGAGCTTACCATCACGAAATTTTTGATGTGAGGTGCCATGTTTTTGCCCGATTGTGAGTTGCTTTTCTCAACAGGAGGCTTTGGTTGCTTAACCACAACATCGACACGACTTGCGCCAATGGCGGCAACTGCCTTCTCAATTTTGCTTTTTAATTCGTCACCAACCTCTTTACTTGAAGAGACAATTTCCGCTTCTATGTAGACATTATTATCAGAAATATCGATATCTTTAACGAAACCAAATGTCACAATATCTTTATCAAAACCTGGGTATTTTACGCCACCTAACGCGCTTAAAACAGTATCTTTATTTAACATTTTTTTGACCTTTATGCTTAAGTAATGGCAGAATTTAACACAAAAAAGATAAAAAAAAGCTTTCAAAATGTATAATATTGTAACACTTCAGAAAAAAGGACAAAGTTTGCCCGATTTAACGCTTGTGATGTTAGGAGCAGGAAGTTCGACGCGCTTTAACCAACGTGTTAAAAAACAGTGGTTACGCATTGATGAAACTCCATTATGGCTTTTTGCAACCCAAAATCTTCAACAGCTTTCTTCTTTTCAACACATTATTGTGACAACCTCACCGGATGAGCACTTCTATGCCCAAAAATTTAGCGATACGATTACCTTTGTCAAAGGCGGTGAAACCAGACAAGAGTCGCTTGCCAATGCCCTTTTACATGTAAAGACGACCTATGTCCTTGTTAGCGACATTGCACGAGCGTGCATCGACCAAGCCATGCTTGAACGTATTCTTGATGAGAGAGCACATGCAGACTGTGTTGTCCCCTACCTAAACGTTGTGGACACCGTTATTTATGAAGAGCAGACGATCAACCGCGATCAGGTAAAACTCATCCAAACCCCACAGCTCTCACGCACCGACATGCTCAAAAAAGCCCTGCAAACAGGCACGATCTACACAGATGATAGCAGTGCGATTAAAGCGATGGGTGGAAAGGTGGTGTATGTTTTAGGAAATCCTGAGGCAAAAAAGCTTACATGTAAAGAAGATAGTGCTACTATCTCCTGCCTTAAAGCGCCTTCCTCTAACATTTTCGTGGGGTACGGTTTTGATGTACATGCCTATGAAGAGGGAAAAGTGATGATGCTTGGCGGTGTGGAGGTACACCCAACGACAGGGTTTAAGGCACACTCCGATGGTGATGTTGCGATTCATGCGCTGATTGACGCGCTTTTAGGTGCTGCAGGGGCTGGTGACATTGGTGAACTTTTCCCCGATTGTGACGCACGTTATAAAAATGTTGATTCAAAACTTCTCCTCAAAGAGGTCTGCACTTTTTTAGCCAAGGTAGGATTTGAAATTGTTCATTGTGATGTGTGTGTTATGGCAGAGTTTCCACGCTTAAGTGCTTTCAAGGATAAGATGCGTTTTTGTCTTGCCGACATTATGGAACTGTCTCCCATCCACGTCAATGTCAAAGCAACGACAACGGAAAAATTAGGCTTTGTGGGAAGAGAAGAAGGTGTTGCAGTCAGTGCAACGGCTACATTAAAATATTATGATTGGACGAAGGTATGAAGATTTTAATCGTTGAAAACGAGATTTATCTCGCGCAAAGTATTGCCTCTAAGTTGATGGAAATTGGACATTTATGTGAGATAGCTACCAGCATCAAAGATGCACTTAAAGATGAAAAATACGATGCCATACTCCTCTCAACCAACATTTCAGGGCAAAATTTTTACCCTGTGATCGAAAAGCATCGCTCTTCCATCATTATCTTGATGATCTCGTATATCAGTAACGATACGGTCACCAATCCGATCAAAGCAGGTGCGTGTGATTACATTCAAAAGCCTTTTATGATCGAAGAGTTGATCCGAAAACTCCAACACTTAAGCGATTTTAAAAACCTCAAAAAAGAGAATGAAACCTACAAAGAATACGTTAAAAACCTCTTTAGTAGCGCTAATCTGGAGCCTCTTGATAAAAAAATAAAATTTCCTATTCTCATCAAAACCAATTTCCAAAAACATGCGGATGCACTTGTTTTTAACTACGCTCAGACACAAAATGAGACCTTTACCTTTATCTCTTTGACACAAAGCAATGTTTATGAAAAGATCGCGCGCAGTGGAAATGAGGAATTACTCTACATTATTGATCTTCAAAATCTCAAAAAAAGTGAAAAACTCAAAATCTATAACGTCTTAGAAGGCAAACGTGCTATTATTTGTAGCACTGATCCTAATGAAGAGAGTGACTTTTCAAAAATCGAAATCAATACCGACAGTAAAATCTTAGACCAAGGTGATATTTTGTGTATTGATGATTATGTCAAATATGTCATTTTCAATTTTCAAAATAAATTCCCTGACACGGAACTCTCTAAAAAATTAGGAATATCACGTAAAAGTCTTTGGGAGAAAAGGAAGAAGTATGGAATCAACAAGAAAAAATAACCGACAACTCTTTTTAGATAAAGAATTTTTAGCAACCCTTGCCTTGGCAAAAGAGGGTATATTGTACCCTGTTGATAAACTGATGAACAGCGCAGAAGCCAAAGAGGTTGAAGAGAGTGGTTACT
Above is a genomic segment from Sulfurospirillum halorespirans DSM 13726 containing:
- the thiS gene encoding sulfur carrier protein ThiS, whose translation is MHIILNAFSFLREKLKQKGIPYLDASWVVEDKTRIVDLIDSLGLEPKEVEAVFLNNTVVPKETELHENDRVALLPPGTPGSFRLLSGLKGD
- a CDS encoding MoaD/ThiS family protein gives rise to the protein MHVVVKLFAQYREGRFKAEQREYANGTTAQMIIEALELESVSPLGVLMVNGRHVDTSYCIQEGDEIALFPKVGGG
- a CDS encoding response regulator, translating into MKILIVENEIYLAQSIASKLMEIGHLCEIATSIKDALKDEKYDAILLSTNISGQNFYPVIEKHRSSIIILMISYISNDTVTNPIKAGACDYIQKPFMIEELIRKLQHLSDFKNLKKENETYKEYVKNLFSSANLEPLDKKIKFPILIKTNFQKHADALVFNYAQTQNETFTFISLTQSNVYEKIARSGNEELLYIIDLQNLKKSEKLKIYNVLEGKRAIICSTDPNEESDFSKIEINTDSKILDQGDILCIDDYVKYVIFNFQNKFPDTELSKKLGISRKSLWEKRKKYGINKKK
- a CDS encoding GGDEF domain-containing protein is translated as MQRLTDALSTFHALCLGMIIFALLVVKLELIPTYAYYFIWQSTFVFLLIGIALSVYFNKSKLFVLLLFPLFSALCLAFPTTLFTKLGVSAFWHMVPLITALGYLLIYALQERGLFSSFGALRTSIGLIILGIGYAGLKYFSPTMQKALDTPILHVSLQGLAKASDFTLIIAIVSLLFIFLISMLFEVQSQKAPFWMLVAQMIPLLFLQESNHFILFCLVASLIAIAALVHDAYRMAYIDTLTGIPSRRALEERFLRLGSSYIIAMVDIDFFKKFNDTFGHDIGDDVLKLVAKEISHVKNGGKAYRYGGEEFTILFSGKKKEECIMALEEVREHIFRRGFVIRDKNRPEKAPKEKLKAASIKKERLSVSIGVALSAKGNTPQEVIKRADDALYKAKESGRNCLICL
- a CDS encoding aldehyde ferredoxin oxidoreductase C-terminal domain-containing protein, producing MADLIYRVNMSNLSFKIEEVPSKWMGLGGRGLTSTIVAEEVDPECHPLGPNNKMVFAPGLLSGTSASNSGRNSLGAKSPLTGGIKESNVGGTSAGIFSKLGVKALIIEGLPKDENTFYQLHVTKNNVEFIPVPELVGKDNYAVLDAMMAKYDKKVAVMSIGRIGEMRMNIANVSVKDPSGKLRSHGRGGLGAVMGSKKIKCITVDAADYKEVTIADPEKFKEASKIFTKALQENPISGQGLPAFGTNVLVNILNEAGGLPTRNFREGTWEHAENICGETMAENIKARGGKTTHGCHAGCVIQCSQVYNDKEGKYLTSGFEYETIWALGAHLGIQDLDLIAKMDGLMDDLGVDSIETSVVLGLAVDAGILAYGDGKKAYELLSHDIPMGTPMGRILGAGTHILGKSFGLVRVPTVKGQGIPAYEPRAVKGQGITYATTPMGADHTAGYAVATNILNSGGHVDPLKKEGQVELARNLQIATAAVDSTGMCLFVAFAALDDAKCLPALVDMINARFGCALTIDDVVNLGKTILKREHEFNIKAGLGKADDRLPEFMKYETLPPHNVTWDFSGEEIDAFWNF
- a CDS encoding bifunctional 2-C-methyl-D-erythritol 4-phosphate cytidylyltransferase/2-C-methyl-D-erythritol 2,4-cyclodiphosphate synthase — its product is MPDLTLVMLGAGSSTRFNQRVKKQWLRIDETPLWLFATQNLQQLSSFQHIIVTTSPDEHFYAQKFSDTITFVKGGETRQESLANALLHVKTTYVLVSDIARACIDQAMLERILDERAHADCVVPYLNVVDTVIYEEQTINRDQVKLIQTPQLSRTDMLKKALQTGTIYTDDSSAIKAMGGKVVYVLGNPEAKKLTCKEDSATISCLKAPSSNIFVGYGFDVHAYEEGKVMMLGGVEVHPTTGFKAHSDGDVAIHALIDALLGAAGAGDIGELFPDCDARYKNVDSKLLLKEVCTFLAKVGFEIVHCDVCVMAEFPRLSAFKDKMRFCLADIMELSPIHVNVKATTTEKLGFVGREEGVAVSATATLKYYDWTKV
- a CDS encoding Mrp/NBP35 family ATP-binding protein, with translation MLNKDTVLSALGGVKYPGFDKDIVTFGFVKDIDISDNNVYIEAEIVSSSKEVGDELKSKIEKAVAAIGASRVDVVVKQPKPPVEKSNSQSGKNMAPHIKNFVMVSSGKGGVGKTTTTVNLAIALASQGKKVGLLDADIYGPNVPRMMGVVDTHPEIVGQKVKPIVAYGVEMMSMGSLMENGQSLIWRGAMVMKAIEQLLRDILWSDLDVLFIDMPPGTGDAQLTLAQSVPVTAGICVTTPQQVALDDTERSLDMFQKLHIPIAGIMENMSGFICPETNKEYDIFGKGTTKPLAEKFETIVIGEIPIEPAIREGGDAGKPVSFFHPESETAKRYQASASKLWECIEKVNAEGGASNEAIQPTMGINGAPSACSSVKK
- a CDS encoding HesA/MoeB/ThiF family protein, with product MELLTFLKEQTSDGFLPLQSSYAAMERFTCNFKTVEEMALKNGILPLRYKRNQKTISTQEQYALFQSTVLIIGCGGLGGFVAEMLTRIGVGKLIVCDGDVFEEHNLNRQNFSSPKTIGRLKAEVLKEKLEEINPALHVKTITAFFDPEKDANLIQEADVVVDALDNPDLKCLLANLCLKEQKPFVHGAIAGYYSQFSTSSSLDQLYLQKGDGAEKRSGNPSFTVCFAASIQSTEVVKLLLGKPHLHAPLMGNLWEYELISL
- a CDS encoding tetrahydrodipicolinate N-succinyltransferase N-terminal domain-containing protein, with the translated sequence MALRVSINEADFKALVQEIEAQEGYKKPIGFGIARVDRGQLNPEKILQANFPVINWNENFGSAAIFIGALQASGVDVDFTSSEFVYDVKKKFVKNAMNAYTPYLNLALGDAHKNVQVIKTLDWIAQTEKLKKDYRIVFLFEDDAPLSPEAVYLKLYALSTGKAPIRSLNLTGAFGVLENVAWSLGQPIELEWLRMHEVEMKLLGEFPLIESVDKFPRFLAHIIPADNTRILDASKVRMGAQLHAGTTIMPGASYVNFNAGTTGAVMVEGRISSSVVVGKGSDVGGGASILGVLSGTNGNPVSIGENTLLGANSVTGIPLGNGCIVDAGIAILEGTKIGVSASELAKIIEANPKVKLKKAGKEEMHFFKGLELSGLNGIHFRQNSLNGMIVAVRSKREIKLNSELH